Proteins found in one Sardina pilchardus chromosome 11, fSarPil1.1, whole genome shotgun sequence genomic segment:
- the LOC134095745 gene encoding chromodomain Y-like protein 2 gives MASGDLYEVERIVDKRKNKKGKWEYLIRWKGYGSKEDTWEPEHHLLHCEEFIDQFNSLHLHADRRTTKPAAKSSGGSPRHLSRPGAPEHTRARGDHRKKKRPSVTGTVAGVGGGLGLGAVGGAGLDSQHKPRKVSAGSKPTGDRVTKTMPYKSVPGGLQFVPSPRSPNGLQNGDVDPLHYRTNARAAHAMPAGERMERMLGDMDISGAPPHMSRLGTTLANGGLNLHSSVKRKLAEDKGYVFDKRLRYNVRQSDNNCRFRDIVVRKEEGFTHVLLSSQTSDNNALTPEIMKEMCRALGNAAADDSKLLLLSAVGSIFCSGLDPSYLIGRLSTDRRKESSRIADAVRDFVKAFIHFKKPIVVAINGPALGLGASILPLCDIVWASERAWFQTPCAALRLTPSGCSSYTFPQILGVALANEMLFCGRKLTAQEACSRGLVSQVFWPTTFNQEVMLRVKEMAACSAVVLEESKCLVRSILLSVLDDVNEKECQMLKQLWCSTKGLEALFNYLQNKGYEA, from the exons GTGGAGAGAATAGTGGACAAGCGGAAGAACAAGAAGGGCAAATGGGAATACCTGATCCGGTGGAAAGGCTACGGGAGCAAAGAGGACACCTGGGAGCCCGAGCACCACCTGCTCCACTGCGAGGAGTTCATCGACCAGTTCAACAGCCTGCATCTGCACGCTGACCGCCGAACCACCAAACCAGCTGCCAAGTCCAGCGGGGGTAGCCCTCGGCACCTCAGCCGGCCAGGCGCCCCAGAGCACACGCGGGCTCGAGGGGACCATCGGAAGAAAAAACGACCCTCTGTGACGGGGACTGTGGCCGGGGTCGGGGGAGGGCTTGGGCTCGGGGCCGTAGGAGGAGCAGGACTGGACTCCCAGCATAAGCCCAGGAAGGTGTCGGCAGGGAGCAAGCCGACCGGGGACAGAGTGACCAAAACTATGCCATACAAGAGCGTGCCGGGAGGGCTGCAGTTCGTGCCCTCGCCGCGCAGCCCTAACGGACTACAGAACGGGGACGTGGATCCCTTACATTACAGGACTAATGCCAGAGCGGCACATGCAATGCCTGCTGGGGAGAGGATGGAAAGAATGCTCGGGGATATGGACATCAGCGGAGCTCCACCGCACATGAGCAGATTAG GAACTACTCTCGCAAATGGAGGATTAAATTTGCACAGCTCAGTGAAAAGAAAGTTGGCGGAGGACAAAGGCTATGTGTTTGACAAGAGACTTCGGTACAACGTGCGACAAAGCGACAACAACTGCCGGTTCCGTGACATTGTAGTCAGGAAGGAAGAGGGCTTCACGCATGTTTTGCTTTCGAGCCAAACCTCAGACAACAATGCACTCACGCCAGAG ATAATGAAGGAGATGTGTCGTGCCCTGGGAAACGCGGCGGCTGACGATAGCAAGCTGTTGCTGCTCAGTGCCGTGGGCAGCATCTTCTGCAGCGGACTGGACCCTTCCTACCTCATCGGACGCCTGTCCACCGACCGCCGGAAAGAGAGCAGCCGGATCGCCGATGCTGTGCG GGACTTTGTGAAGGCATTCATCCATTTTAAAAAACCTATTGTGGTGGCCATCAATGGTCCTGCCCTGGGCCTTGGGGCGTCCATCCTGCCGCTGTGTGACATTGTGTGGGCCAGTGAGAGAGCCTGGTTCCAGACGCCCTGCGCTGCCCTGCGCCTCACCCCCTCTGGCTGCTCTTCCTACACCTTCCCCCAGATACTGGGGGTGGCTCTG gCAAATGAGATGTTGTTCTGTGGGAGGAAGCTCACAGCACAGGAAGCTTGCAGTCGTGGGCTGGTCTCCCAGGTCTTCTGGCCCACCACATTCAACCAGGAAGTGATGCTGCGGGTGAAAGAAATGGCTGCCTGCAGTGCAGTG GTTCTGGAAGAGTCCAAATGCCTGGTGCGGAGCATCCTGCTGTCCGTTCTCGATGACGTCAATGAGAAGGAGTGTCAGATGCTGAAGCAGCTGTGGTGCTCCACTAAGGGCCTGGAGGCACTCTTCAACTACCTGCAGAACAAAGGTTACGAGGCCTGA